One Sulfurimonas sp. HSL-3221 genomic window, CCTTTTGGTGTCACGACAAGGGTGACCCATTCCTCTTTTGCGATTCGCTCCGCGACATCCATATCCGCGTAAGCCTCCACAATTTTAGCTTCATATTTATCCAATATGCCTGAAAGAATCAGCCTGCCGCCCGGCCGCAACAGCTTTTTCAGCTCGTCGGCGATGAAGACGAGAACGTCCGCGACGATATTGGCGATGACGACGTCGTACGTCGCCGTCGCCTGGGCCGCCGACCCTTCCCAGATGTGGCGGAGGTCCACGTCGTTGAGTTCGCAGTTCTCCAGGGTGTTGCCGACCGAGACCGGGTCCGTGTCGCAGGCATCGACATTCGCGCCGAGCTTACAGGCGGCGATGGAGAGGATGCCGCTGCCGCAGCCGACATCGATGACGTCATCGCCTGGTTCGACGAAGCGTCCGACCGCTTCGAGACATGACGCCGTCGTGGGGTGGTGCCCCGTCCCGAAGGCCAGTGCCGGGTCGAGGACGATGTTGACCCGTTCAGGATGCGGATCGCTCCAGGTCGGGTGAACGTAAAAAGGTGCCACCTCGACGGGGGTGACGCTCTCCTGATAGGCACGCACCCAGTCCTCGGTCCGTTTCTTCTCCAGGGTCATCTCGACGTCGATGCTGCTCCCCAGTGCCTTCTGCAGCGCTTCGGCAAACTGTTCCAGGCCCCACTGCAGGGTAGAGAGGTCATCTTCGCTGCGGACGATAAAGCCCTCGTCGGTCTCTTCAAAGCCGACCGGGAGAGTATCGGCCAGGAAATCGGCAAAAAGCTCCCGGTGCGACGAAGGGTTGACGGTCAGTTCATAGTAGATCTCATCCATTCCCGTACACCTTCAGCACCTCTTCGAGGTCGATCGTCCCTTCATAGAAGGCCTTCCCGATGATCACTCCGGCGACCTCGTCGGTCACTGCCAGCGCCGCCAGGTCGCTGTCGTCGCGAACCCCGCCGCTGGCGATCGTCGGGATGCCGGAAGCGCGGGCTATATCGAGGGTGAAATCGACATTGACGCCGCTGAGCGTCCCGTCACGGCCGACATCGGTACAGATGATCGCCTCGACACCCGCGTCAGCGAAGGCCTTTGCCAGGTCCGTCGCTTTCATCTCGCTCACTTCGCCCCACCCCTCGACGGCGACGTAACCGTCAATGGAGTCGATGCCGACGACAACAGGGTATTTGGCCGCCATCGCTTTGACGAAATCCGGGTCCTTGACGGCGATGGAGCCGAGGATGACGCGGTCGATGCCCAGGTCAAGGTAGCGTTTGATCGTCGCTTCGTCGCGGATCCCGCCGCCCAGCTCCAGCTTGACGCTGCAGTTCTGGCGGATCTTCTCGATCTGTTCGAGGTTCTTCGGCTCTCCGGCGAAGGCGCCGTTAAGGTCGACGAGGTGGACCCATTCAGCCCCCAGCTCCTCGAAACGCTTGACAAGCTCCCAGGGCTGGGAGGAGTACACCTTCGCACTCTCCATAAGCCCCTTGGTGAGGCGGACCGCCTCACCGTCTTTCAGGTCAATTGCCGGTAATATCGTCATACGTTGCTTCCTCACAGGTTGATAAAATTTTTCAGGATCTGCAGCCCGTTCTTGTGGCTCTTCTCCGGGTGGGGCTGGATACCCATCACGTTGTCGTGGGCGACGGCGCTCGTAAAGCGGTAGCCATACTCCGTCTCCCCGATGATGTCCGCATCTTCGCCGGCCACGGCGTGGAAGGAGTGGACGAAATAGAGGTAGTGCGCCTCGTCAAGCCCTGCGAAAAGGGAATGTTCCCGAGTGAACATGCGGTTCCATCCCATGTGCGGCACCTTCAGCGGATGGTCGAACTTCGCCGTATCGAAGGCGATGACCTTCCCTTTGATCAGCCCCAGCCCCGGGTTCGGGCCGAACTCCTCGCTGCTCTCAAACAACAGCTGCATACCGAGGCAGATGCCGAGCATCGGTTTGCCGCTGCGCGCATAGGCTCTCAGCGCCTCGTCCATGCCCCGCTCGCGCAGGTGCTCCATCGCGTCTCCGTAAGCCCCGACACCGGGCAGGATCAGCCGGTCGTACCCGGCAAGTTTCTCCGGATCGCTTTCGACGGCCACGTCCTCTCCCAGCAGCGCGAAAGCATTTTTCACGCTGGCCAGGTTGCCCATGTTGTAGTCACAGATACCTATCATTCTTCAATCGCTCTTTTCGTAAATTTGATATAGAGGGCCAGTGCCACCAGCAGGATGGAGACCCCGCCGATGATATAGATGGCGTTGACCAGCATCGCCGGCTCGGTCATCGCGAACTTGAAGACAAGCATCAGGGCCTCGATGGAGAGGGCGATGATGATGGAGCCGAGGAAACGTACCATCGTTTTATGCGGGTCGGATGCCCCGCTGTCCTGCCTGTGCCGCCCCAGGACCTCCTCCTCGAAGAGGGTCTTGACAAGGTCAAAGATGGCCAGGGCCAGGGTCAGGAGAATCGTCGACTCGAAGACCTCTTTGATCTCGATATTGCGCACGTCCAGTCCGAAGTGCAGGAAGGTCGTCACCCCCTTGATGAAGAGCAGCAGCGCCACCATGGCCAGCATAAAGGTAAAGGCCGCGTAGCCGTAACGGAAAAGGCGTCCGTAAAAGGAGTGCAGCGCCATCGGGTGCGCGATCTGCAGTACCGCATCCAACGGCATGTCGAGGCAGGCGACATAGAGCAGTGTCCCGTTTTCGTCAAAGATCGGCTGCGAGGCCGTAATGGTAAGGTCCTGGGTGATCAGCGACGGGTACGGGTCGGTGATGGTACAGCGCTTCTCCCGCGCCGCCCGGTAGTAGTAGGCGCGGTCCGAACGGATGCGCCCGAAATCCTCGTCCGTCTGCTTATCCCCGGGCAGAAAGGTCGGGGTGACCTGCACGCCCTTCTGGTCCAGCAGGTAGATTCCCTCCGCATCCCGCAGATCGCCCATGATCTTCTGCATGCGCACCATGATCGCTTCGGGAGTGATCGACGGCAGGCGGTTGGGCAGGTTCTTGGAGAAGAGGTAGCAAAAATAGGCCCGCGCTTTCGTGCGGATCTCGGAAAAGTTCTGTATGTCGCGTGCGACCATGGCATTCCCGTCCTCAAATAGTAGTACGTGATTATACCGCACCCCTGATGGCAAAGCGCTAAAGGACGAAGGGGAGCACCCAAAAGGCTCAAGGGTTTGACGCTATAATAGCGCCATGAATCACCCGCGTATCGCCATCGTCCGTCTCAGCGCCCTGGGCGACATCATCAACAGCGCCGTCGTCTTGCAGTTCATCCGCAAACACCGCCCCGAGGCCCGCATCGACTGGATCACCGAGGCGCAGTTCGCCCCCATGCTGCAGGGACACCCGGCGCTAGACCGGGTCCACGGCATTCCCCTCAAACAGCTCAAACGCGAAAAGCGCTTCGGCCTGCTGCGCGACACGATCGTTCAGCTGCGCGCGCTGGGCCCCTACGACGTTATCATCGATATGCAGGGGCTGCTCAAATCGGCCCTCGTCGCCCGCCTGCTCGGCCCGAACGTCCACGGCTTCGATGCCGCTTCGGCCCGGGAGGGCGCCGCGGCGCTCTTCTACCGCACCAAAAGCCGCATCCCCTACGAGACCAACATCATCCGCCGCAACTGCGATATCGTCGCGGAAGCCCTCGGTTTTGCGATCAGCGATGCGGAGCTGCTTGCCAAGACCCCGGCGCTGCCGGTCGGACCCCGCCCGGATTTCCTGGACGACGTCCCCTACATTGCCGTCGTCGTCGGAGCCTCCTGGCCCTCGAAATGCTACCCGCCGGCGCAGCTGGCCGCCGTCTGCGACGCCCTGCCTCTGCCCTGCATCCTCGTCTGGGGTTCCGAGGGTGAGCGCATGGATGCCGAAGCGATCGCAGCAGAGGCCCCCAACGCCCGGGTTGCACCGAAAATCGACCTGCCCGCACTGCGCGACCTCATCGGCCACGCGGCACTGGCGATCGGCGGCGATACGGGGCCGACCCACCTCGCCTGGGCACTGAACCGCCCCTCTGTCGTCCTCTACGGCCCGACGACCCCGCGGATGATGTTCGAGACCCCTCTGAACGTCGCGGTCGAATCGGACTCGGAGGTCGATATCCTCCGTATCGACAAGACCGACATGAGCATCGGGGCGATCCCCCCCGCATCGGTAATCCAGAAAGCGAAAGAGCTGCTATGATCCTCTACTATTTTTTCCGCGCCGTCGAGTTTTGCCTGATGCTCCTGCCCTACGCCCTGCGTAAAGCGTTCTTTACCGGCCTCGCTTCCCTCGCCTACGCGGTCGACCGCCAGCACCGCGCCGTCATCCGCCGCAACCTCGAAATC contains:
- a CDS encoding 50S ribosomal protein L11 methyltransferase, yielding MDEIYYELTVNPSSHRELFADFLADTLPVGFEETDEGFIVRSEDDLSTLQWGLEQFAEALQKALGSSIDVEMTLEKKRTEDWVRAYQESVTPVEVAPFYVHPTWSDPHPERVNIVLDPALAFGTGHHPTTASCLEAVGRFVEPGDDVIDVGCGSGILSIAACKLGANVDACDTDPVSVGNTLENCELNDVDLRHIWEGSAAQATATYDVVIANIVADVLVFIADELKKLLRPGGRLILSGILDKYEAKIVEAYADMDVAERIAKEEWVTLVVTPKG
- a CDS encoding PDC sensor domain-containing protein — its product is MVARDIQNFSEIRTKARAYFCYLFSKNLPNRLPSITPEAIMVRMQKIMGDLRDAEGIYLLDQKGVQVTPTFLPGDKQTDEDFGRIRSDRAYYYRAAREKRCTITDPYPSLITQDLTITASQPIFDENGTLLYVACLDMPLDAVLQIAHPMALHSFYGRLFRYGYAAFTFMLAMVALLLFIKGVTTFLHFGLDVRNIEIKEVFESTILLTLALAIFDLVKTLFEEEVLGRHRQDSGASDPHKTMVRFLGSIIIALSIEALMLVFKFAMTEPAMLVNAIYIIGGVSILLVALALYIKFTKRAIEE
- the waaC gene encoding lipopolysaccharide heptosyltransferase I, which codes for MNHPRIAIVRLSALGDIINSAVVLQFIRKHRPEARIDWITEAQFAPMLQGHPALDRVHGIPLKQLKREKRFGLLRDTIVQLRALGPYDVIIDMQGLLKSALVARLLGPNVHGFDAASAREGAAALFYRTKSRIPYETNIIRRNCDIVAEALGFAISDAELLAKTPALPVGPRPDFLDDVPYIAVVVGASWPSKCYPPAQLAAVCDALPLPCILVWGSEGERMDAEAIAAEAPNARVAPKIDLPALRDLIGHAALAIGGDTGPTHLAWALNRPSVVLYGPTTPRMMFETPLNVAVESDSEVDILRIDKTDMSIGAIPPASVIQKAKELL
- the hisA gene encoding 1-(5-phosphoribosyl)-5-[(5-phosphoribosylamino)methylideneamino]imidazole-4-carboxamide isomerase, translating into MTILPAIDLKDGEAVRLTKGLMESAKVYSSQPWELVKRFEELGAEWVHLVDLNGAFAGEPKNLEQIEKIRQNCSVKLELGGGIRDEATIKRYLDLGIDRVILGSIAVKDPDFVKAMAAKYPVVVGIDSIDGYVAVEGWGEVSEMKATDLAKAFADAGVEAIICTDVGRDGTLSGVNVDFTLDIARASGIPTIASGGVRDDSDLAALAVTDEVAGVIIGKAFYEGTIDLEEVLKVYGNG
- the hisH gene encoding imidazole glycerol phosphate synthase subunit HisH; amino-acid sequence: MIGICDYNMGNLASVKNAFALLGEDVAVESDPEKLAGYDRLILPGVGAYGDAMEHLRERGMDEALRAYARSGKPMLGICLGMQLLFESSEEFGPNPGLGLIKGKVIAFDTAKFDHPLKVPHMGWNRMFTREHSLFAGLDEAHYLYFVHSFHAVAGEDADIIGETEYGYRFTSAVAHDNVMGIQPHPEKSHKNGLQILKNFINL